From one Pedobacter faecalis genomic stretch:
- a CDS encoding thiamine phosphate synthase, with translation MKKFIEKLQFITHDIDHLSHPEQARIACEAGAKWIQYRCLTKLDEELLNDINEIAELCDDWGATLIVTDHVHLNGLADIQGFHIEDMDADFRRLREELGDAVTLGGSASSIEGLIRIADEGVDYAGLGPFADTTTKPNNFPLLGLQGYRKALHKLQETHPDFPVLAVGGVSLEDVDELMQTGIFGIAASAAINQAEDMRSAYLDFYSRVMN, from the coding sequence ATGAAAAAGTTCATCGAAAAGCTGCAATTTATTACGCACGACATTGACCACCTGAGCCATCCTGAACAAGCGCGCATAGCCTGCGAAGCAGGGGCGAAATGGATTCAATACCGCTGCCTTACAAAGCTGGACGAGGAACTGCTTAACGACATTAATGAAATCGCAGAACTCTGTGACGATTGGGGTGCCACCCTGATCGTTACAGATCATGTGCACCTCAATGGCCTGGCCGATATACAGGGCTTTCATATCGAGGATATGGATGCCGATTTTCGACGTTTGCGCGAAGAGCTCGGCGATGCTGTAACGCTGGGTGGATCGGCTAGCAGCATTGAGGGCCTGATACGCATCGCCGATGAGGGTGTCGACTATGCAGGTCTGGGCCCTTTTGCAGACACGACCACCAAGCCCAATAATTTTCCGCTGCTTGGTTTACAGGGATACCGTAAGGCGCTCCATAAACTGCAGGAAACACACCCGGATTTCCCTGTGCTTGCTGTTGGCGGCGTTAGCCTCGAGGATGTAGACGAGCTGATGCAGACCGGCATTTTCGGCATCGCAGCATCAGCGGCGATCAACCAGGCGGAAGACATGCGTTCGGCTTATCTCGACTTCTACTCGAGGGTTATGAACTAG